The following is a genomic window from Acidimicrobium ferrooxidans DSM 10331.
CCCTCAGTCTAGCCGCGCACGCGCCCACGCTGGGATTGCGCCCTTCGGCCTGGTCTCGAGGCCCAGGTCGCTCAGCCTCAGTGGCTAGGCCTCGGTGGCGCTGCGCTCTCGATTGACGGCTCGCATGAGGCGCGACTTGCGACGCGCAGCCTGGTTCGGATGGATGATGCCCTTCTTCGCGGCCTTGTCGAGTCGCTGGATCGCGGCACGGAGATACTGCTCGCCGTCGTCCGCGGTGGCGTTCTGGAGCGCACGCTTGACGCGCGTCTTCAACTCGCTCCGAACCGCCTTGTTCCGCTCGCGCCGGCGCTCGTCTTGGCGGATGCGCTTCAGTTGTCCCTTGATGTTGGCCATGACTCCCTCTCGGCGACGACGCTCTCGAATCCCTGCTTCGAAATCCTGCTTCGAATCCCTGCGCTCGCGGCGTTCCCGCGACACCAACCCACGAGCACACCCGCGTACGCTCGAGAGCGGTGCAGCGCAAGCCGCAGCACTCGGACGACGAAGTCTAGCCGTGAGGCCAGCGCATCCTCGCACCTAGGCTGGAGCGACCATGGTGGACCCGGCCTCGATCCGCAACATCTCGATCATCGCACACATCGACCACGGCAAGTCGACGCTCTCCGATCGCATCCTCGAACTCACCGGCGCGGTGGACGCCCGCAACATGCGCGAGCAGTTCCTCGACTCCCTCGAGATCGAGCGCGAGCGTGGCATCACGATCAAGGCTCAGAACGTGCGAGTTCGATGGGGTGGAACCACCATCCATCTGATCGACACGCCCGGCCACGTCGACTTCGGCTACGAGGTGTCGCGTTCGCTCGCCGCCTGCGAGGGGGTCGTGCTGCTCGTGGACGCCTCGCAAGGCATCGAGGCACAGACGCTCCACAACTGCTACCTTGCCCTTGAGCACGACCTCACCATCGTCGCCGCCCTCAACAAGATCGACCTGCCCGCAGCCGACCCCGATCGAACGGCCCTCGAGATCGAGACGGTGCTCGGCATTCCCGCCTCCGAGATCCTGCGCATCTCCGCCAAGACCGGCGAAGGCGTCCCTGCGCTCCTCGACGCCGTCGTGGAGCGCGTCCCAGCACCGACGGGGGACCCGGATGCCCCGCTTGCCGCCCTCATCTTCGACTCGGTCTACGACCAATATCGAGGGG
Proteins encoded in this region:
- the rpsT gene encoding 30S ribosomal protein S20, giving the protein MANIKGQLKRIRQDERRRERNKAVRSELKTRVKRALQNATADDGEQYLRAAIQRLDKAAKKGIIHPNQAARRKSRLMRAVNRERSATEA